The sequence TATGTGAAAACCCCCATAGAGGGTAGACCTGTTAAACTGCCATGAGGCACAGTGGGTCAGCTGGCCCCTGTCCCATCAAGCAGTCAGCATGAGAGCAGAAGGGCCAACCGGTCCTGCAAGCTCCTCTTGGCCAGCCTGGGGACTCTGCCACCCAACCTGGCAGGCTGGGCAtgggaaaggcagggagaagCATCACCTCCCTCCTGCTGGGACAAGAGCCCACGAGACGCGCGGAGTGCAGCGGTCCTCGTCCCAACTTGTACCTGGTGATTTTGGAGTCCCTGTAGGGGATGTGGCTGCTCTTCCTCCGTGGGTCTCCCAAGGCACTGATGACGTTGCCCAAGGCCAGGAGGCCACTGTTGATCTGGATACTCTCCTTCAGCCTCTCCCCTGTGTTTCCCGTCTTCACAATTCGCTCCGAGCCTGCCAGGTCCACAAAGTGAAACTTGGAAACCAGGACCTGTCCCGAGGCAGGGACggagggggggtggtggtggtgcaggGGGAGGCGACCAGCCCCACGCCGCTGTTCCATGGTCACTGTGAAGATGGTGTGCGAGCGGCTTGACTGCCTGTTGACGTGGGTAGCTCCCGTGTGCTTGGCTGTGTTCCCCATCTCCAGCAGGCTCAGCACCTCGTCCAGCCCTTCCACTTCTGACTCCTTCACACCGCAGAGCACTGCAACAGCAAACGGAGCTgtggctgggagggaagggctgcTCGAGGACGTAGATCCTCTGCACAGCCTGGTGCCATCACCCTGCCCACACAGACTGGCTTTTCAACACTGAGCAGGACTAAGCACAGCAAtctgctgcaggacagggatggagggagaagACCTGGCTCTGCTCTCAGGGACAGATAACCCAACACTGGCCTTGGGcatggggagaaaagggagacCGTGAGCAGCCACACATACCAACATTCCCCTTGTCATCCTCCCGGATCTGGATGTCTTTGCTGGCTGTATCCACCTGCAGCAAGTCCCGAAACTCCTCCTTGTACACCTCCAGGTAGGACACTCGGACCGTGTAGTCAATCAGGTCATTCTCATCGATAAGCCTGAAGGTCTCAGCCATGGCTCGCGGGATGATGCCCTGCTCGTCTTCGTTGATGGAAGCTGGCGGAGAGATGCACACGGTCACGGGGAGCAGTGAATGCCCGGGGGGCCTGTGCTGGCCAggggcaggagcctgcctgcagcacacaTGCCAGCTGGAAAGGAGCAGCCTCTCACCCCTCCCGCAGCTCAGCCCTCGCAGCCCAGATTAAACACCCCTTGAGAGTTTTTAAGCCACAGGACCTTGCGGCAAACCCTATCCCACTGCTCTCTCGCACAGCGTGGTGGCTTCTAGCAATGCTGCTTGTTTCCAGCCCTtcctcaagaagaaaaaggagcatTAGCGTTTCAGCAGGTAGCAAACACCGTGCCTGCAGCTACAGCATGCTCTCCTTTGAAGCCAGCACAAGTCCACAAACATTCCCAGCTCTGAAGAAGTTTTTTTACGTGCTTGCAGCCTGCTTGTATATGGCCACAGCACTCTGCCGTCTGCATTTgaaatggttttgcttttgtctccAACAGCCATGTAAAAGGGCAATCCCCAATGGTGCAATGATAGCCTGAACTGGGAAACTGAAAATAGAGGTAGATTGAAAGTATGGAAACAATTTAGTGTTTACAAATTATGCAATTAACTAAGGCTGACCAAAACATTTACAGTACATCCTCTATAAGATATCAATAATACATTAAACCAGCACTTATAGGACGGAAAGGTTTCCTCTTTTGTTCTCTCCTTCACATAAACTAATAGGActaccccccccaaacccctctctCCTTAGGGCTTATTTCAGGAGTGAGCTGATAGATTCAAGCCAGCCGAAGGTAGAGGTGCCCTAGGAAGACCACCACCACTCCAGACCAGACATGCTCCTCTCGTTTGTCCTGCAGCGGTAGAGGAGAACACCGAGTGAAGATTTCATTAATCACTGATGTGTGTATTTGCACAAGATGGGACACTATTTTAGTCTCTGTTTCTAGGTCTGGTCATGCTGGCAAATGAGGCTGAACTTCCCCAAATGCTTCCAGAGGGAAGGACCCAGGCGTCCCAAGGGTTTCGGTAACGCTGTGATCTCAAAGAAGGTGTTGTGCATAGGGGAGGGTGGTTACAGCAGCgtgggtggtggggagggaaggctgTTGGGGCGGGCAGGATGGGGACGGGTggtggctgggggggctgccagggtccagagggagggagggcagggtggaAGGAGTGGTTGGGGCGGTGAGGTTGGCGGGTTTGGGTAGAGAGCGCAAAGTTGACGAGACGGCTGGGGACGGCGGGGACGGGTGCGGGCTGGGGGTGCGGGCTGGGGGtgcgggctggggcgggggcgtTGGCGGCTCGGCTCAGCCGGGGTGCGCGGCGGTGGGCaccggcgggcagggcggggatGCTGGCGCacggcgccgccggccccgccgcgaCTCACCGACGCTGGCCTGCCCGATGGTGTAGGTCTTGCCGGAGCCGGTCTGCCCGTAGGCGAAGACGGTGGCGTTGAAGCCGCGGAAGAAGGCCCGCAGCAGCGGCTGGACGCAGGCCCGGTAGACGgccgcctgccccgccgccTCGGGCAGGACGGCGGCGAagcggaagcggcggcggcggcccagCGCCACCTCCCCGGTGGCGGCGTCGCCCCGCAGGCAGGGCCGGTGCCCCCGCAGCGCCTCCCGGGGCAGCAGCGGCCGCACCCGCACCGCCACCCGCACCGCCGCCCCCTCGGCCGCCATGGCGGGGCCGCCTCGGGGAGCGGGatgggcccggcccggcccggcgcgccGCGATGGCGTCAGGCGGCTCCGCCCGGCGccgcggaggggagcggggggctcggcggggcgggccccgccgccccgcgggcagcagaaggcggcggcccggggcggggcgggggacgCGGGCGGGCCGCGGAGGCcgtgcggcggggcgggggcgagggcggggcgctgccggggcgCCGCCGAGGCGCTCCGTCGCCCCCGAGGTGCTCCGGCGGTCGGTGCTCCCTCGCTCGCAAGACGCCTCATCTCCCGTGAGGTGCTCCGCCGGTCGTGACACGCTCCAGTCACTCATGAGACAACGCTCCACCGCTCGTGAgatgctgcagtgcttgtgaTGCGCTCCACCACTCGTGAAACAACGCTCCACCGCTCGTGAGATGTTCCACCGCTTGTGAGACAGCGCTCCATCACTTGTGAGACAGCGCTTCACCGCTCATGAGATGCTCCATGGCTTGTGAGACAGCGCTCCATCACTTGTGAGATGCTCCACTGCTGGTGGGGTGCTCCACCACTCGTGACACACTCCAGTCACTCATGAGACAACGCTCCACCGCTTGTGATGCGCTCCACCACTCGTGAAACAACACTCCACCGCTCGTGAGATGCTCCACCACTTGTGAGACAGCGCTTCACCACTCATGAGATGCTCCATGGCTTGTGACACAATGCACCATCACTCACGAGATGCTGCACTGCTGGTGGGGTGCTCCACCACTCGTGACACACTCCAGTCACTCATGAGACAACGCTCCACCGCTTGTGAgatgctgcagtgcttgtgaTGCGCTCCACCACTCGTGAAACAACACTCCACCGCTCGTGAGATGCTCCACCACTTGTGAGACAATGCTCTGTCACTCACGAGACGCTCTACTGCTGGTGAGATGCTCCACCACTTGTGACACACTCCACTCATGAGACAATGCTCCACCACTTGTGAGATGCTCCATCACTTGTGAAACAATGCTCCATCACTCATGAGATGCTGCAGCGCTTGTGATGCACTCCACCACTCGTGAAACAACACTCCACCGCTCATGAGATGCTCCATGGCTTGTGAGACAGCGCTCCATCACTTGTGAGATGCTCCATCACTTGTGAGACAACGCACTGTCACTCACGAGACGCTCCACTGCTGGTGGGGTGCTCCACCACTCGTGACGCACTCCAGTCACTCATGAGACAACACTCCACCGCTTGTGAGATGCTCCATCACTCATGAGACAACACTCCACTGCTCTTGAGATGCTCCACCACTTGTGAGACCGTGCTTCACCACTCATGACACACTCCAATCACCCATGAGACAATGCTCCACAGCTTGTGAGATGCTGTGCCACTTGTGATTCACTCCACTGCTCGTGAGGTGCTCCATCACTTGTGAGACAGCGCTCCATCACTCACAAGACGCTCCACTGCTCATGAGATGCTCCACCACTCCTCATAGGCATTTCCACCATCACCACGGGGAAGGGCCAAGGGGCTATGTGGCCCTGCCAAGGGACAACATGCTTGAGGTGCAGGCGTGGGCAGCTTCCCGGGATGCAGTTTGCGGAGCAGCTGGTGCAGACAGCCGGTGCTTCCCGGCCGCCTGCCACGCTGAGGGATGGCAGGGCTGGCTCCGGGCACTGGCGTACGTTCAGGACAATCTGAGCGATAACAAAGTTTTTCATCTGGccgcctgcagctcctgctgcaccgcccctgcagctgtggggaggGGTATGGCCCTCGcgggtcccctgggtgctgtgggaaGCACTGGCTCCTCGGCTGCGCCGAGAGGAGTCGCAAACACCGCCAGCGAGGCATGGCCGCACTCGGTATGGGGCTCCGGCTCCCGCTGCGCCGGAGCGCCAGCTTCACCCCTGACCACCCTGCCCTCATGGAGATGCCTGGCCCCACCACCCTGAAGATGGAAGCAAACGTCCTTGTTATGGGAGCAGACAACGTGGGGAAATCAGGTAAGAACCGATTGTGAGCTGGGAACAGGGAGTTCCCAGGCAGGGAGACCCATTTCTCCTCCccaaaaaaggctgaaaactgcagcagcatttgGAGAACAAGCTGCAGAGAGGAACTCCGTGGAGCAAGCTGGTGAGGTGGAGCTGAGCTTTCAGGTGTGGTCGTGATTTGAGGTGAGGAAGCTGAGCACAACCTTGCAGGCGGCGGGCGAGTGATGGGGGAAGGTAGTTTTCTTCTGAGCTGTAGTTTGCTGGTGCTCTGGTTTTTGctgtgcctctgctctgcttgcAGACCAGCCGAGGGCTGCAAAACCGGAGGTTGTTCCTGCTAGTGGGAGTTTACAGGGGGATGGTGCCTGACTCTGCTCTGGATTTGAAAGGGAAAATCCTTCACATTTAGGGTTATTCTGATGATTCTTATtctctcctctgcagcactgactGTGCGTTTCCTCACCCGGCGCTTTATCGGGGAGTATGGAGACATGGGTGAGTGCCAGGCCAGTTCCCGTTAGGGACTGGGATCAGGAGGCGAGCCTGCTTCTGCCCGTGGGGTTTCTTTGCTTCCCATCCTCTACTGCCTTTCTCCAGAGCCTTTGCCTGCTCCCGGGGGGCTTGATGGTTGTATTTGTTCAGTGACCCATCTCTTCGCTCCAGAACTGCTTCTTGGGGGTGCAAAAGGTCCTGGATTGAATGCTGGGGTGGAGGCAGGCTGGGGTGGTCACAGCCCTGGAGACCACCATGCTCCAGGTGGCTGTCGCTGTACGAAAAGAGCCCTCGGACCTTGCCTTGTAGAGCACAGTCTCCCAGGGTGGATATGACAGGCTTCCCCCAGGAGGAGAAGACATGGGTTGAGGGAGCTATCTCCTGGGTTTGTGAAGATGACTATTTTCGTTCTTATTTTTGGGCAGAATTCATCTATAGCCACAACCTGACTGTGGATGGCCGAGAGATTCTCTTCCACATCTGGGATGTCCCCAGTTCCCAGGTGAGAGGGCGCCTCTCCCATTGCCTGTTTTCAccccagggagaaaaaaaccctctattAAAAGTTACACAGCGGGGAACCATAGGCATATGTATAGGCAAAACTCTCGTTTCAGATGGTTTGTAGACAACTAAACCCTTCTtgcctgcagagcacagggcagCAGCGTTGCTGGCAGGGTAGCAATAGTCACTGTAGCCCATGGTCCTCTGACTGAGGACGCTGGGGTTGAAGCACTAATGTTATCAGCCCGGACTGAGCACAGGACTGTGCTGACAAAGTGGAAGTGCCACTCTGAGGTCCCCACGCTGTTATCACCTACAGCCTGCcgtgctttccagctgggtgatGAGGTGAGGACAGTGATGCTGAAGCCCAAATCATGTCCCCTTGGTGAGGTGTGCCAGGTCCTGCTCTGCCTTCCTCAAtactcctctttctctttccccttctgctgctgcttgctagCCACTCCGGTCCCGATGGGCTCAGGATTGCCATGCCCTGTGCTAGCAGGCAGGCGTGGAAGGAGGGAGCCAGGTAAAgaaacctttcttttctctttccccaggagcaggcagaggagggctcCTCAGAGGAGAAGCGAATCCAGTGGGCAGACAGCTTTGTCCTGGTCTACAGCATCTGTGACCGTGCCAGCTTCAACATCCTGCCCCTCAAAATCCAGTTCATCAAAGCGGCCAAGGAGGGACAGAGCCAGGAGAAGGTGCCCATCGTCATTGTGGGCAACAAACGTGACCTACACCACCAACGGGTGGTGTCCAGCGAGGAGGGTCGGCTCCTGGCCCTCTCTTTAGACTGTGGTTTCTACGAGGTCTCTGCAGCCGAGGCTTATCATGGGGCCCTCATGGTCTTCCATGGACTGGCCAAGCGCATCCCTGACACCAAACTGGCACTGAAAAAGGGTACGGGGATCCGTGGCATCGTCAAGACCATGTCAGCTGTGTTTGCCCGTAAGCGAACGGATTCCCTCTGAGATACAGCCTGGGTGTTGCCTCTCTCCGCGCTGCCCAGCTGGACTTAGCCTCCTCCCCGAGTGCCCATGGAGACGGTGTGCACTTCCATAAATACGGTGGGTTCCTTGCTGCCCTCCTAACCTCAGGGTCTGGGTCTCCTGCTGTACATGGCCAGTGCAGCTGAGGACTGTAgtgccttcctctgctgcctcctgtAGAGCTCTTGGCTCCGTGGTGGGACAGGTGGTGGGGCAAAGTCTCTATTCTTTGCTGTACCAGATTTTTAGGTGcctcctgctttctccttccatCCTCCAATGCTGCAAACCACCAGGTGATCTTGCCGCTGCTCCAGGCAGTgtcacccccagctccttcagcGAGAGCTGCCTGGGCTGTCAGTGAGCAGGGAGGACACTGCTTCTGCATGGCCACCCAGCAAAATGTCACCATCTCCTACCCTGGGATCCTTACTCCTGTTTAACACTCATCAGGGTGCTCTCTGGTACCTCTGGAGCACGCGCGAGTTGGCAACGTGGGGGTTTCTCCACCGGGACCCACCGGCAGTTCCCATGTGCGCATCACCGTGTCCGACTGTCCCAGAGCCTGCGGCACCGGCTGACCCCTGAGGACCTCGGTTGGGGCCCCATCCCACACCCGCCTTGCTTTTGAACCGTTGTGCTCGTGGCCCTCTCTCCCACAGCCTTTCAGCGACCGTAGCGGTTTCCCTTGTGTAAGCACCATAcaggctgtgcctgggaaaAATCAGGCATGTGGCTCATTCCCAGGGTGAGGAATTGTACCGTGTGCCTTCCCAAGCCTCTCCTTCTGTAAggctgcctgtccccagggaggaagggaggtggGGAAAGGGGTTGCCGGGCTCATTGCCGAACCCTTTCACTGCCAGGAGgtttttccctgcctttccccaAACCCTTCCCCTGGTATGCCTGGGAAAGCAGTGTGTTGGGTTTGTGTGTGCAGTACAGACAGTGattgctctgctctgttctggAAATGCAATAAATCGGCTTTGGCAGGAAGCCCCCAGCTCCTCATGGCTGTGAATTTGTACTCGGGGCATGGGAAGGGACACGTACTGTGCTGGGCACGAGCCCACACCGTCCCTGCGGCAGCAACCCGAGGATGAATTTCCCGTACCTGCTCCCTCAACCCTGGTTAGGCGTCTCGCCCCGCTCTGCTCCCTCATTTTGGTGGCTCGCTCCCATAAAACAGCCAAGCAGATGGGGCGAGCAGCAGGTCAGGAAGGTTTATTATCGCAGTGGATACAACAAGGTGTTGCGGGAAGCCAGGCGGTCCTGCGGGAGAGAGGGGCTCCAGGAGCTCCACCTGTTCTCACCAGTCTTCTTCCTGACCCCACCACCCATCCCACCATCAGGTGGGGGCGGGTGCCCAGGGCTTTCCGACTCATGAGTCCCACTGGTGGGTGGGGACCTTCGGCTCCTCCATGAAGGAGCAATCTGTGGCCAGGAAAGGGCCCTGCGAAGTGGGACggagggaggaaggatggggaacCAGGGTTGCTATGGTGAAGTTTGATGTCTGTGCTGTCCTCCTTGCTCTGTCTCAGCGCTGTTCTCAACGTGTAGCCCATCTAAGTCCACGCTATCTGCTCAACAGGGACCAGGGTGGCCCAGTGCCAGGCCTGGCTggtccctttttctcttttctggtcTCACTGCTCTTTCTGCATCTCCTTCGCCTCTCTGGTCCCCTCTCCCCCTACCCTCTCCTTCCACCAACAGAGCTTTTGGCTGCCTTTATTCCCCCTTCCTGGCCCTGATGCACTCCAGAAGGAGAAGACATCCCATGGCACGTCTACCACTTTGAGCTCCTGTCCTGGTACAGGGGTGCGTGCGGGCAGCTGGCAGGGGCCCGAGCAAAGCGTGCTGGGGGGGATTAGAGGGGGGCTGGGATGCTCTCAtcctccctgccagctcagTCCTTCTTGAAGGCAGGGCTGTAGAGGTTGGTGTAGTAAGCCCGGCTGTACATGGCCTCGGGGCTGAAGCGGTAGGAGCCCTCGCTCACCCGCCTGTTGTAGGGGGCGAAGGCGGATTTCCGCGGGAGGGGGCACTCAGGCTCGAAGGCAGGGCTGCGGTAGAGGTTGTGCCGCAGGAAGAGGGGGTCCTCGAGCcccaggaaggagaggggaTGATGGCCACGGTACAGCCGCCAGTCGCCCCTCAGCTGGGATTTCTCCTCCGTGGAAGGAGCGGCGGGCTTGGCGtcctcctccttctgctctGTCTCCGGGCTGGGCTTGCTGCCCCCggctgcctcctcttccttcactgACTGCCTGCGAAGCTGAGAGATGGGGTGAGCGCCCAGCTGGGCTGCACCCGCCTGTcagctcccctctccctctgctacacagccccccccaaaaccaggggGATCCTCAGGACAGGCCAGTTTGCCCCCAGAGGGGTCCCCAGTGGAGGGGAGTGTGTGGCTGCAGCCCCCAAGCAGCTGCAGTGGAGAAATGGTCCCAGGGGAGCAGCGGGatggggggaaggagagggaacaTGGTCTCAGCCCGAGCTTTCACCTTCCCAGGAACTTGTGGTCACACCCTGGCTTGACCATGAACTATGTGAAGGTGCCAGCACTGGATGACTTGCCAGCTTTATGGCGAGGACTCGCTGTCACATCTTGGGGGATGCTCAGGAGGAGGGTGGGACTGAGGTGTCCCAACAGCACCCCGTCTCCCTGCTCTGGTACCTCCTGGCACTGCCTGGCACTATGGGGTGCTCATGGGAGGAGGTTGGGCAAAATGGGGTTTGCTGGAGATGGACAGGACCTGGCTGGGGACAAACTCACCGGCACGTAGCTGTACAGGGTGCCCAGCAGATGCTTGGGGGCACTGACGAGGGTCCCCCCAAGAGCATCCACCGTCTCCATGGCCTTGGACAGCCTGCGGGGGGTGAAGAGGATCAACCCCTCCGCCGCGTCCCAGGCCACGGCCGGAACCTTCTTCACGCTGGAGATGCCGGAGGCGCAGGCGGTTTGCAGGTTGTGAGCCACGCTGCCCACCAGCCCGGGGCCGTCCCCTGCCTGCCGAGAGAAACCagctcagcccccccagcccctccaggcAGGACAGGGGTGGCCCTTGGCTTCCTGTCCCCTCCGCAGCTCAAAGCCAGAGTGCTTTCAGCTCGCTGCTTTGCAAAAGCTACTGCAGCCCTTTGCAGCACAGTcgctccctgtcccccccgcGGGCTCCCCCCACTCCCAggcccctggggacaccctgccCCGGCGGCAGAGCCGAAGGGCAGCAACCCCAGCTGTCGCTTCCTGTCCCTGCGTCCCAgcggagctgctgctggggaccGTTCCCAGCCCCGCCGGCTCACACCTCCCCTCACTGCTAGGACCACGGCAGGGGAATTTTTCGGAGGTGTTCAGGGACTTGGTGGAGTGCTTGGTGCTGACACCCCACAGCAGCAAAGGAGTCTTGAATAGACAAGCCAGGGTGGTCATGCCTAGTGCAGaggctgcccacagcccccagcTTTGGGGACTCAGGGAAGGGGGCTGCTagggctgccctgctgccacccccgCATCGCCTCCTCCAAGCTGCAGTTCAGGGGTCAGCAGGGATGGGGGCCTGGTCCCCAAGGGTATGGGGGGAACATCCCCCATGCTGGCATGGTCCATGGGCAGGAGGATGCTTTGGGGTGCTCCCGGCTCACTGCCCCCCTTTTCTCCATACCTCCTTGGTGTGGTTGTTGTCTTTCTTCCCCGCcttctcctgcttctgctctgtcACCTTGCTCTGCCGCCGGCTCAGCCAGCCGGTGCTCTGCCCATCACCGTGGACCTGTGGCTCCTCAGGTGCACTTGGCTTGGCCAGGCTGCCCTGGAAGGGGAGCAGAAAGCCACCGCTTGGGGGGTGCTGGTAGGTCCCATCCACCCCCTCCTGCTTAGTCTGAGGATTTCACGGGGACCCTGGGGTGCGCAGGGTGCAGAGGGGTTCATTTATGCACGCGGAAAGAAGTCCCGCGGGCAGCTGGGACCTCGGGGATTTTGGCACAGGCCAGGGAAGGGGTTCCCACCGCAGCActgggtgggagaggagaggaccctccttcccccatcctCTCTGGGCCTCTGGGAGGGCTTCTTGCTTTAGGGAGGATGTTATGGCAAGGCCATAAATCAACAATATACATGGGGAGCCAGCTAAAAATAACTCATCCCGCTAACACGGTACAAGGTTGTGTGTGAATGTGCCATGGGAACTACCGGCCCCGGATCATCCTGCCGAGTAGGGGAAGCAGCAGCGCCCACCACTCTGCTCTCGGATGTGCTCCAAGGAACCTGAAATATCTCATCCAAGAGCAGAATCAGCCCAAAAGAGGATATGGGAGAACAGGAACCTGGCAGGTGGGTTTTGGCACTCACTAGGATGGGGATCCAGGTGGCCAGCTCCTGCCCTTTGGCTTTGGCACGCTGGAGGCTTTGGGTGGTTTGCTGGTAAGCACGGTGGGAGACAGTGCTAACCAAGGCACCAATCCGGTCCagggtgctgggagcactgggagcgctgggctgctgctgggagacCTTTGCTGCTGACCCATGCGTCTCTTTGGGCTTCTGATCTAAAGGCAGAAAAGCACAGGCACAAAAGTGGTGAGGGGTTTATGTCCTGGTGGGACAACCCTCCTAGGCAGCCCTACATCAAAACCCATGCCATGTGCACCCCATGAGTGAGGTGCCACCCCACATGCAGacagccctccccaggcaccCTCAGAGGGGATTTAGGCATCAGAACTACCTGCTTCTTCATCCTCCTCTGGCAGCAGGTAGTCCATCAGCTTCTCCAGCCCTCCCAGGGCCGTGTCGACCCCTGCAGCTGCCATCTGGCTCACCGAGTTCCTCCTCGTGTACCTTGCTGTTGTTTCCACCGTGTTCTTTGTGGCCTCGTAGCCCTCTGCTGCCAGTTCCATGATCTTATCCACGGAGTTGCCAATGGTACTTTTGGCACTTTGGAGTGGGGAGGAGATGCTGTCCTTCAGTTCAGATGcgagctgcaggcagagagatGAACAGCCCTGCTGGTGTGCTTGGGGTGGCATGGGACAGCCAGAGGGACCACAGGGACCCCAGCCATGGCCATGCCAGTAGACAGCCCTGAGAGGGGCATAACAGCTCTctccagcctgggctggagTTAGCTGGCAGGGATGGGCCATAGGATGCTGCTGACCTATATTTGGAGCTCCCCAACCAtcccctgggctgcaggagccccTAGAGGGGTCCCTGCTTGGAGGTGTTGCCCTGTTCCTCCCTGAGCAGCCCATCACTGTCCAGAAACAAGACCAGACACATGCTGCATGCTCTGCAGAGGGGCCAGGGGGTCCCAGACTGTCCTGCCTGTGACTTACCTTGTCAACGGGGTACTGGAGGGCAGGGATCTTCTCCTCCAGGTGGTCCAAGCCCCGGCAAGCCAGGTTGTTAGCCACAGCGACTGCCTTGGGCAAAAGCATGGGGTTAAGTTAGTAAGAAAAGCTCCTGGGCTGTGCTAGGGGGTCTCAAGTGCTAGTGCCAGCGCTGTCCCATCAAGGAGGGCTCCGGTGCCCCCCCTGCCATGTCCCCCCAGGTGGATGGACTCACACTGAGGCTCCAGCCTGCGCACCACGGGCTCCATGCTCCACACGGCCAATGCGCTGGCACCCTGCACGCCCCGCTCGTAGACCTCGCACACCGAGGCCATGAGCGGGTGGGCCTCCTTGGTGCTGGTGTAGGTCCGCTGGAGGCTTTCGCAGGTCGAGCTCACCACCGGCAGGTGCAGGACCCTCTGCAGCACGTTCTCCTGTGCATGGCAGACAGGTCTTGGTTAGCCAACAGCCATTTCCTGAGGAACACCCCATTGCCTGCATGCCAGTGGCATTTGGTGTGCTGCAGTGACCACAGAGGACCTCAGCTCACGCTGGAGGAGGAGTGCATTTCTCGAACCCCACTGAGGGTCTCCCAGATACGTTGCGTACAGCACAGCCATGGACGAGCAGTCTGGCTGCTGCCGCTGAAGGAGCAGGGACACCACAGGCAGTGTCGGAGGGGTGATGGTCcccactctgcccatctcccaaGCCCGACTGTCCAGGCACTCTGTCTGGCTTtccaccctgctctgctgcttcttccatcTGACCCAGCCATTGCTCCTGTCCTTGGACCAGCAAAGTCCATTTGGCCTATGTGGCACCTCCGTCCTGTCACCACTGTGACAAGTAAAGGATATGGACCTCAAAAAGGAGTAGGGGAGAGGAGCGGGTCTGTCCTTGATGGCACACAGGGTAGGAGCCATTGAAGAAGAGGGCACCAGAGCAGCAAGGCACTGCATCCCCACACCCTGCTTGTATGGGCAACATGGGGTGCCAGTATaaaccagcacagctggcaCTTGTGTGTGCTGCCAGTACACACAGGTC is a genomic window of Pelecanus crispus isolate bPelCri1 chromosome 7, bPelCri1.pri, whole genome shotgun sequence containing:
- the PLIN1 gene encoding perilipin-1, with product MTAKKNQTLQNGSAKENVLQRVLHLPVVSSTCESLQRTYTSTKEAHPLMASVCEVYERGVQGASALAVWSMEPVVRRLEPQFAVANNLACRGLDHLEEKIPALQYPVDKLASELKDSISSPLQSAKSTIGNSVDKIMELAAEGYEATKNTVETTARYTRRNSVSQMAAAGVDTALGGLEKLMDYLLPEEDEEADQKPKETHGSAAKVSQQQPSAPSAPSTLDRIGALVSTVSHRAYQQTTQSLQRAKAKGQELATWIPILGSLAKPSAPEEPQVHGDGQSTGWLSRRQSKVTEQKQEKAGKKDNNHTKEAGDGPGLVGSVAHNLQTACASGISSVKKVPAVAWDAAEGLILFTPRRLSKAMETVDALGGTLVSAPKHLLGTLYSYVPLRRQSVKEEEAAGGSKPSPETEQKEEDAKPAAPSTEEKSQLRGDWRLYRGHHPLSFLGLEDPLFLRHNLYRSPAFEPECPLPRKSAFAPYNRRVSEGSYRFSPEAMYSRAYYTNLYSPAFKKD
- the LOC104038388 gene encoding ras-related and estrogen-regulated growth inhibitor-like protein, producing MAALGMGLRLPLRRSASFTPDHPALMEMPGPTTLKMEANVLVMGADNVGKSALTVRFLTRRFIGEYGDMEFIYSHNLTVDGREILFHIWDVPSSQEQAEEGSSEEKRIQWADSFVLVYSICDRASFNILPLKIQFIKAAKEGQSQEKVPIVIVGNKRDLHHQRVVSSEEGRLLALSLDCGFYEVSAAEAYHGALMVFHGLAKRIPDTKLALKKGTGIRGIVKTMSAVFARKRTDSL